The following nucleotide sequence is from Staphylococcus chromogenes.
TTGAATAAAGGATTACGTGTAGCGCATCAAGCAAGCGCAAATCAACGCACATCAATTACTGGATTAATGGGCATCCTAAAAGATGATGACATGAATCAAAGTTTGACATACTTCCTAAATATTTTAAAAGGTATGTCAAGATAGATGAAAAAGTGGATGAGGTCGTTTTATACCTCATCCACTTTTTTTATGCTTGATCATCAAGCATAGTCATAGGTTTCATGATAAAATATAATGTGTTACAAAGGAGGAAATCTATGGATATTAAAAAAATCAAACTGCTTGCGATACTCTCTAATGTATTGATCGTTTTAGGATTGATTTCATTATTTTTTATACATACCATTGTGGCTATCATTTTCTTTTTACTTTCATTAGGATTAAGTCTGGTTGTATTTAATATGATGTTCAATGGTAAAAAATGGATACGTATCATTGTGAATGCTTCGTATGCCATCGTGTTAATCATCGTGATTGCCGTTTTACTCGCAATGACGTAAATTTTAATCAATTTGGGGAGTAACAGATGAAAGCATATATAAAAAAGCATCCTTCTCGGGTATTAGTGATTGTGATTTTAGCTGTCTTTTTTATTTTACTATTCATTAATGAGACGACCTTTTTAAAAAATGATAAAAATGTGACCTTTGATGAAGCTTATCAACGTCAAGTGAACGGACAAGTGCTTCATACTAAAGCAAGTCACAATCAATTTGTTGAAGCTTCGAATGAGGATGTTAAGGAAGCCATGCGCGTTAAACTAAGTGATTCCGATTTACAATATATGGATTTATCAGAACCCGTTCAATTGTCGGAAGAAGAAGTGAATCAAATGCTTAAAGGTAAAGGGGTCCTTGAAAATCAAGGAAAGGCTTTTTTAGAAGCGCAAAAGCAATATGATGTCAATGTGATTTATTTGATGAGTCACGCACTTGTTGAAACAGGTGAAGGGCGTTCTGAGTTAGCGCGTGGGATTAAACATGGCAAAGATCGCTATTACAACTTTTTTGGGATTGGGGCGTTTGACAGCAACGCAGTGGATACTGGAAAAAGCTATGCGGTGCGGGCAAAATGGACATCGCCTGAGCGTGCGATAAAAGGCGGGGCACAATTTGTAAGAGAAAACTATTTTAAAAATGGTCAAATCACGCTGTACCAGATGAAATGGAACCCTCAAGCGCCTGGTACCAACCAATATGCGAGCGATATTGACTGGGCCGCTAAAATTGCAGACCATATGCAAACATATTATGACAAATTTGGAATCAAAAAAGAACAAGTACGTCGTGATTTTTACCGCAATACCTAAATGAGAAGTTCGTTCGAGTTTAGCGTAGAAAAATTGGGCTAATTAACAGATGAAGCGTGAAAGGTTGATAAGGAAGAGGGCAAAAGCAATCTTTTTGTCCTTCTTTTAATGTTGAATGAGGTGAAAGAGAATGAAAATAGGAATCGTGGGGGCAGGCATTGGTGGTCTCACTGTAGCTGCACTCTTACAAGAACAAGGTCATGAGATTCAAGTATTTGAGAAAAAAGCCAGAATTGAGGACATCGGTGCAGGGATAGGCATTGGCGATAACGTCATCAAAAAATTAGGGGAGCATGACTTAGCAAAAGGATTGAAAAATGCAGGACATATCCTAGAATCGATGCAAATTAGTGATGATCAAGGACGATTATTAACTGAGGTCCCTTTTGCGAAAGAGACGACAAATTTAACAATGTTACGTCAATCGCTCACCGAACTTATTGCAACTTATGTAAAAACAGAAAACATACGTTTTAATGAGGAAGTGATTGGTATTCATGTGGCAGAAACTGGAGTGACCCTTGATTTTGTCTCAGGTGCGACATCACATTTTGATCTTGTGATTGGTGCAGATGGCTTACATTCAAATATTCGAC
It contains:
- a CDS encoding N-acetylglucosaminidase codes for the protein MKAYIKKHPSRVLVIVILAVFFILLFINETTFLKNDKNVTFDEAYQRQVNGQVLHTKASHNQFVEASNEDVKEAMRVKLSDSDLQYMDLSEPVQLSEEEVNQMLKGKGVLENQGKAFLEAQKQYDVNVIYLMSHALVETGEGRSELARGIKHGKDRYYNFFGIGAFDSNAVDTGKSYAVRAKWTSPERAIKGGAQFVRENYFKNGQITLYQMKWNPQAPGTNQYASDIDWAAKIADHMQTYYDKFGIKKEQVRRDFYRNT